A stretch of Lathyrus oleraceus cultivar Zhongwan6 chromosome 6, CAAS_Psat_ZW6_1.0, whole genome shotgun sequence DNA encodes these proteins:
- the LOC127092153 gene encoding cyanate hydratase, producing the protein MEQNKASIVSQLQHLKQQSGKSYTQLADETGLTNVYVAQLLRRQAQLKPETAPKLQAALPDLPKQLVDEMMKPPLRSYDPNIIQDPTIYRLNEAVMHFGESIKEIINEEYGDGIMSAIDFFCSVDKIKGVDGKERVVLTFDGKYLPHTEQKTEHMVSRTRPLEKQ; encoded by the exons ATGGAACAGAACAAAGCAAGCATTGTGTCACAACTTCAACATTTGAAGCAGCAAAGTGGTAAGTCTTATACTCAGTTAGCAGATGAAACAGGACTCACCAATGTCTATGTTGCTCAGCTTCTCAGAAGACAAGCGCAGCTCAAACCTGAAACTGCCCCTAAACTCCAGGCAGCACTGCCCGACCTGCCCAAACAGCTTGTCGATGAGATGATGAAACCTCCTTTGAGGTCTTATGACCCTAATATCATCCAAGACCCCACTATTTACCG GTTGAATGAAGCTGTTATGCATTTTGGTGAGAGCATCAAAGAAATTATCAACGAGGAGTATGGCGATGGGAT CATGTCGGCGATAGATTTTTTCTGCTCGGTTGACAAAATTAAAGGAGTTGATGGGAAGGAACGTGTGGTATTGACATTCGACGGGAAATATTTGCCACATACAGAGCAG AAAACAGAGCATATGGTTTCAAGAACAAGGCCACTGGAGAAACAGTGA